A single window of Prionailurus viverrinus isolate Anna chromosome F1, UM_Priviv_1.0, whole genome shotgun sequence DNA harbors:
- the LOC125155611 gene encoding olfactory receptor 6K2, protein MESPNQSAAQEFIFSAFPYSWGSSVTCFIPLLFIYTFIVIGNLVIITVVQLNASLHTPMYFFIGTLSFLEIWYTTATIPKMLASLLGEKTISLNGCLLQMYFFHSTGISEVCLLTAMAFDRYLAICSPLHYPTIMTPRLCAQLTLGCCVCGFITPLPEIAWISTLPFCGSNRLEHIFCDFLPVLRLACTDTQAIVMIQVVDTVHAVEIITAVMLIFMSYVGIVAVIVRIRSAEGRRKAFSTCVSHITVFLLFFGSVALMYLRFSATYSLFWDTAIALAFAVLSPFFNPIIYSLRNKEMKEAIKKHLGQAKIFFHKTEDLK, encoded by the coding sequence ATGGAGAGCCCCAATCAAAGTGCCGCTCAGGAGTTCATCTTCTCTGCTTTCCCTTATTCCTGGGGAAGTTCTGTCACCTGTTTTATTCCACTGCTCTTCATTTACACCTTCATTGTCATTGGAAACCTTGTCATCATCACAGTGGTCCAGCTGAATGCTTCCCTCCAcacacccatgtacttcttcATCGGCACCCTTTCCTTTCTGGAGATCTGGTACACCACAGCGACCATTCCAAAGATGCTTGCCAGCCTGCTCGGTGAGAAGACCATTTCCTTAAATGGTTGCCTCCTGCAGATGTATTTCTTCCATTCCACTGGCATCAGCGAGGTTTGTCTCTTGACAGCCATGGCCTTTGACCGCTACCTGGCCATCTGCAGCCCTCTTCATTATCCCACTATCATGACCCCCAGGCTGTGTGCCCAATTGACTTTAGGTTGCTGTGTTTGTGGCTTTATCACACCCCTCCCTGAGATTGCCTGGATCTCGACACTGCCATTTTGTGGCTCTAATCGCCTGGAGCATATCTTCTGTGACTTCCTCCCCGTGCTACGCCTGGCCTGCACAGACACACAAGCCATCGTCATGATTCAGGTGGTGGATACTGTCCACGCAGTGGAGATTATCACAGCCGTAATGCTCATTTTCATGTCCTATGTTGGCATTGTGGCTGTAATTGTACGTATTCGGTCAGCTGAAGGCCGCCGCAAGGCCTTTTCCACGTGCGTCTCCCACATCActgtctttttgcttttctttggcaGTGTGGCCCTCATGTACCTACGCTTCTCGGCCACCTACTCCTTATTCTGGGACACAGCCATTGCTCTGGCCTTTGCAGTCTTGTCCCCCTTCTTCAACCCCATAATCTACAGTCTGAGGAACAAAGAGATGAAGGAAGCTATAAAAAAACACTTGGGTCAAGCTAAAATCTTTTTTCATAAGACCGAGGACCTCAAGTAA